A genomic region of Denticeps clupeoides chromosome 9, fDenClu1.1, whole genome shotgun sequence contains the following coding sequences:
- the LOC114796616 gene encoding E3 ubiquitin-protein ligase ubr3 isoform X5 yields the protein MAASTQRRDKKTTAALLKTELARTDNSSGVRGLQELLDAVLSPEESAADAEALDWCKHLLAGGDSFEDFCKTVRSYDNAALCGLVWTANFVAYRCRTCGISPCMSLCAECFNHGDHTGHDFNMFRSQAGGACDCGDSNVMRESGFCRRHRLKTGEDVPSVPRELLLMSEMVLPRFIICIIQHLRDGYAEPDGSSERDLQKVLQQLELHISFLEELTKMGGAMRTVLTKILTNQQTFRELSMGQEENVYAKRNYEKYLSALRSSGLASVEEKGASADSGSGGGAAALGSLGATAAASPDPSSKEEDQYGGQNVGQRKRVKLTSSTKDPSIMDTLKHKCFLEELLFWTIKYEFPQKMVTFLLNMLPDQDYKITFTKTFVQHYAFIMKTLMKSHESDTMSNRIVHISVQLFSNEELARHVTEECQLLDVMVTVLLYMMESCLIRSELQGQGDEENSHHVVVNCGEALLKNNTYWPLVSDFINILSHQSVAKRFLEDHSLLMLWMSFVSFFQGMNLNKRELNEHVEFESQTYYAAFAAELEACAQPMWGLLTHCKVKETQDYTKTVVRYCLDALQIWFDNIGFVDEPAPNQVTFHLPLHRYYAMFLSKGVKCQGLDLDSLLPDQETLMKIMVHPLQIQASLSEIHSNMWVRNGLQIKGQAMTYVQSHFCNSMIDPDIYLLQVCASQLDPDYFISSVFERFKVVDLLTMASQHQNNALDSEQERPMLEGALTFLVILCSLRLHLGMSDDEILRAEMVSQLCMNDRTHSALLDLIPENPNPKSGIVPGSCSFEEMLSAVADFKAPVFEPGGSMQQGMYTPKAEVWEKEFDPIMVILRTVYRRDVQSAMDRYSAFLKQSGLHSGNPWPPYKERTALHPCYEGLVRLLHCKTLHIVIFTLLYKIWMDHQNMSEHVLCMVLYLIELGLDSQVQDGPGEEVPCIEENCHDSWFPSTNLLANLHHVINYVRVRVPETAPEVKREPPPSTSEDTSTFSQSSRRLSGNWRENLREAQVFSLVAERRKKFQEIINRSSREASQAVRPKSSASRWLPPGTQPQLVTEILEIRESMLSLLVKLHQKLSARQNSLSDVWLEQPHAERLAHGDGITAIERILAKAATRSRQSKRCIQEICGKVCPPVPPKKSSPSDKKTMDKEERRQRARERQQKLLAEFASRQKSFMETAMDVESPEADTAMDLGASEQPDCEVLYDCVICGQSGSSTDDRPFGLVVLLQASSVLGHRSRNDQPKRLPTSDEEHIYPEDTCGAACDVRLTLLQRFFKESSCLQSVSIGWDGGVYVQTCGHTLHIDCHKSYMESLRNDQVLQGFSVDKGEFTCPLCRQFANSVLPCRPGQVTEAGAWHAPCHKPAHVLVKEVEDLQDQLGIFPTETNLSKEMESVIKDIKNTTQKKYMDYGRNPGSPDNDFLFMYSVARTNLELELVHRGGNLCCGGASAAAKRSCLNQLFHVLAMHMRLYSIDSAYNPWTRLTQVTHSRESECGDDRPEVPMLFRDVPSLLIIFVLTMPQPLRKEHFTCVVKVLYPLLYTQALAALSIKFTPEERRAWLASGAHQKQSGFNTETSWEALLSHLVSELSAAKTLYEVKAEEGSTLSSTVWTPQSIELTLQQFCLPYLRLSCLLQHHLYGDGLTGCLNEEEFSVLSACLGLVSPAAQPGSQVSSASCLEWPVNPFALLSQWCSEVTSLPESQAEQTVTLVVQDPRWEAPRLLHLPDNYNTIFQYYHRKACTACSKVPKDPALCLVCGAFVCLKGACCKQQGICECVLHSQHCGAATGIFLLINASVIIIIRGHRFCLWGSVYLDAHGEEDRDLRRGKPLFLCEERYRVLEQQWVSHTFDHINKRWGPHYNGL from the exons ATGGCGGCGTCGACGCAGCGCCGGGACAAGAAGACGACGGCCGCGCTGCTGAAGACGGAGCTGGCCCGGACTGACAACAGCTCCGGCGTCCGGGGGCTCCAGGAGCTCCTCGACGCCGTCCTCAGCCCCGAGGAGTCCGCGGCGGACGCCGAGGCCCTGGACTGGTGCAAGCACCTGCTGGCGGGAGGGGACAGCTTCGAGGACTTCTGCAAGACGGTCCGCTCGTACGACAACGCCGCCCTGTGCGGCCTGGTGTGGACCGCCAACTTCGTGGCGTACCGCTGCCGGACGTGCGGCATCTCGCCGTGCATGTCGCTGTGCGCCGAGTGCTTCAACCACGGCGACCACACGGGCCACGACTTCAACATGTTCCGGAGCCAGGCCGGCGGGGCCTGCGACTGCGGGGACAGTAATGTCATGCGGGAGAGCGG GTTCTGTCGGCGGCACCGATTAAAGACCGGCGAGGACGTCCCTTCAGTCCCGAgggagctgctgctgatgtcGGAGATGGTCCTTCCGCGCTTCATCATCTGCATCATACAGCACCTGAGGGACGGCTACGCCGAGCCAG ATGGATCATCTGAGCGGGATCTGCAGAAGGTACTTCAACAGCTGGAGCTCCACATCTCCTTTCTAGAAGAGCTGACTAAGATGGGCGGGGCCATGAGAACCGTCCTGACCAAGAtcctgaccaatcagcagacgTTCAGAGAACTGAGCATGG GCCAGGAAGAGAACGTGTATGCAAAGAGGAACTATGAGAAGTACCTGTCGGCTCTGAGGAGCTCTGGATTGGCCTCCGTGGAGGAGAAGGGGGCGTCGGCTGACAGCGGCTCAGGGGGCGGAGCCGCGGCCCTCGGCTCACTGG GAGCCACCGCTGCAGCCAGCCCAGATCCTTCCAGCAAGGAG GAGGACCAGTACGGCGGCCAGAACGTCGGCCAGAGGAAGAGGGTGAAGCTGACCAGCAGTACCAAAG ATCCGTCCATTATGGACACTCTGAAGCATAAGTGTTTTTTAGAGGAACTGCTCTTCTGGACGATAAAGTATGAGTTTCCTCAGAAGATGGTCACTTTTTTACTCAACATGTTACCTGACCAAGACTACAAG ATCACCTTCACTAAAACATTTGTTCAGCATTACGCGTTCATCATGAAGACCCTGATGAAGAGTCACGAGTCCGACACCATGTCCAATCGCATCGTCCACATCAGCGTTCAGCTTTTCAGCAACGAGGAGCTGGCGCGCCACGTCACCGAGGAGTGCCAGCTGCTCGACGTCATGGTCACCGTCCTGCTGTACATGATGGAGAGCTGCCTTATTCGGAGTGAGCTCCAAGGTCAGGGAG ACGAAGAGAACAGCCACCACGTGGTGGTCAACTGCGGCGAGGCTCTTCTCAAGAACAACACCTACTGGCCTTTAGTTAGcgattttattaatattctctCACACCAAAGTGTAGCAAAGAGGTTCCTGGAGGACCACTCCCTGCTCATGCTGTGGATGAGCTTCGTGTCCTTCTTTCAAG GGATGAACCTGAACAAGCGGGAGCTGAACGAGCACGTGGAGTTCGAGTCGCAGACGTACTACGCAGCATTCGCCGCCGAGCTGGAGGCCTGCGCCCAGCCCATGTGGGGTCTGCTGACGCACTGCAAAGTCAAA GAAACGCAGGATTACACAAAAACCGTAGTTCGCTACTGCCTGGATGCTCTGCAGATTTGGTTCGACAACATCGGCTTTGTGGACGAg CCGGCGCCCAATCAGGTGACGTTTCACCTACCGCTCCACCGCTATTATGCCATGTTTCTCAGCAAG GGGGTGAAGTGCCAAGGGCTGGACCTGGATAGTCTGCTCCCAGATCAAGAGACGCTGATGAAGATCATGGTCCACCCACTTCAGATTCAG gCAAGTCTGTCTGAGATCCACAGTAACATGTGGGTGAGAAACGGCTTGCAGATTAAAGGACAGGCAATGACCTACGTCCAGTCCCACTTCTGCAACTCCATGATTGACCCAGACATCTACCTGCTGCAG GTCTGTGCCTCTCAGCTGGATCCAGATTACTTCATTTCGTCAGTGTTTGAAAG GTTTAAAGTTGTGGATTTGCTGACCATGGCCTCTCAGCACCAGAACAACGCGCTGGACTCTGAGCAGGAGCGGCCCATGCTGGAGGGAGCCCTCACCTTCCTCGTCATACTGTGCAGCCTTCGCCTGCACCTGG GTATGTCCGATGACGAGATCCTCCGAGCTGAGATGGTTTCCCAGCTGTGCATGAATGACCGCACCCACAGTGCCCTTCTTGACCTT ATACCGGAGAACCCCAACCCCAAGAGCGGCATTGTGCCAGGCAGTTGCAGCTTTGAGGAGATGCTGTCGGCTGTAGCGGATTTTAAAGCACCCGTGTTCGAGCCCGGGGGCTCCATGCAGCAGGGAATGTACACACCGAAAG CTGAAGTTTGGGAGAAGGAGTTCGACCCCATCATGGTGATTCTGCGCACGGTGTATCGGAGGGACGTGCAGTCGGCCATGGACCGATACTCTGCATT TTTAAAGCAATCTGGACTTCACTCCGGGAACCCGTGGCCGCCTTACAAAGAGCGGACGGCTCTCCACCCGTGCTACGAGGGCTTGGTCCGGCTGCTGCACTGCAAGACGCTGCACATCGTCATTTTCACCCTGCTTTACAAG ATCTGGATGGACCATCAGAACATGTCTGAACACGTGCTGTGCATGGTGCTGTACCTGATAGAACTTGGCCTGGACAGCCAGGTGCAGGATGGGCCTGGTGAGGAG GTACCCTGCATTGAGGAGAACTGCCATGACAGCTGGTTCCCCAGCACCAACCTCCTCGCCAACCTTCACCACGTCATCAACTACGTGCGGGTGAGGGTCCCTGAGACGGCCCCCGAGGTGAAACGAGAACCTCCACCAAGCACCAGTGAAGACACCTCCACGTTCAGCCAG agcTCCAGGCGCCTGTCGGGGAATTGGAGAGAG aacctGAGGGAAGCCCAAGTCTTCAGTTTGGTtgcagagaggaggaagaagttCCAGGAGATCATCAACCGCAGCAGTCGGGAGGCCAGCCAGGCAGTGCGGCCCAAGAGCTCAGCCTCTCGCTGGCTCCCGCCCGGCACACAGCCCCAGCTGGTGACCGAGATCCTGGAGATCCGCGAGAGCATGCTGTCTCTTCTGGTCAAGCTCCACCAGAAGCTGTCGGCCAGACAGAACTCTCTGTCGGACGTCTGGCTGGAGCAGCCCCACGCTGAGCGCCTGGCCCACGGTGACGGCATCACCGCCATCGAACGCATCCTGGCCAAAGCTGCCACCCGGAGTCGCCAGAGCAAGCGCTGCATCCAGGAGATCTGCGGCAAGGTGTGTCCACCAGTTCCCCCCAAAAAGAGCAGCCCCTCTGACAAGAAGACCATGGATAAGGAAGAGAG ACGCCAGAGGGCTCGGGAGCGACAGCAGAAGCTCCTGGCCGAGTTCGCCTCCAGGCAGAAGAGCTTCATGGAGACGGCCATGGACGTGG AGTCGCCAGAAGCAGACACCGCCATGGACCTGGGCGCGTCGGAGCAGCCCGACTGCGAGGTTCTGTACGACTGCGTCATCTGTGGCCAGAGCGGATCCTCCACCGACGACAGGCCGTTTGGACTGGTGGTCCTGCTTCAGGCCTCCTCAG TGCTGGGCCACCGGAGCAGGAATGACCAGCCCAAGCGGCTGCCCACCAGCGACGAGGAGCACATCTACCCCGAGGACACATGCGGCGCCGCCTGCGACGTCAGACTGACGCTGCTGCAACGATTCTTTAAAGAA AGCTCGTGTCTGCAGTCAGTGTCCATTGGTTGGGATGGAGGGGTGTACGTACAGACCTGCGGACACACCCTTCACATAGACTGCCATAAATCCTACATGGAGTCCCTACGG AATGACCAGGTGCTGCAGGGCTTCTCTGTGGATAAGGGCGAGTTCACCTGTCCCCTCTGCCGACAGTTTGCCAACAGCGTGCTGCCCTGCCGGCCCGGCCAGGTGACGGAGGCGGGCGCCTGGCACGCGCCCTGCCACAAGCCCGCCCACGTTCTggtgaaggaggtggaggacctGCAGGATCAGCTGGGGATTTTCCCA aCCGAGACCAACCTGAGTAAAGAGATGGAGTCGGTGATAAAGGACATTAAAAACACTACACAGAAGAAATACATGGACTATGGCAGGAATCCCGGCTCTCCCGACAATGACTTCCTCTTCATGTATTCAGTGGCCAG GACCAacctggagctggagctggtcCATCGAGGAGGAAACCTGTGCTGCGGCGGAGCCAGCGCCGCTGCCAAACGCTCCTGTCTGA ATCAGCTGTTCCATGTGTTGGCCATGCACATGCGGCTGTACAGCATCGACTCGGCGTACAACCCGTGGACCCGCCTGACGCAGGTCACACACAGCCGGGAGTCCGA GTGTGGTGATGATCGTCCAGAGGTGCCCATGCTTTTCAGAGACGTGCCCTCCCTCCTCATCATCTTCGTCCTCACCATGCCACAGCCTCTGCGCAAAG AGCACTTTACTTGCGTGGTGAAAGTGTTGTACCCGCTGCTGTACACTCAGGCGCTGGCTGCGCTCTCCATTAAATTCACTCCCGAGGAGAGACGGGCGTGGCTCGCGTCCGGGGCTCACCAAAAG CAGAGTGGCTTCAACACCGAGACGTCATGGGAAGCGCTCCTCAGCCACCTGGTCAGCGAGCTCTCGGCAGCAAAAACTTTATACGAGGTCAAGGCCGAGGAGGGATCCACG CTGAGCTCCACGGTGTGGACTCCACAGTCTATAGAGTTGACCCTGCAGCAGTTCTGCCTGCCTTACCTGCGCCTGTCCTGCCTGCTGCAGCACCACCTTTATGGAGACGGTCTCACAGGCTGCCTG AACGAGGAGGAGTTCTCGGTGTTGTCCGCTTGTCTTGGCCTGGTGTCCCCTGCAGCGCAGCCCGGCAGCCAAGTGAGCAGCGCGTCCTGCCTGGAGTGGCCGGTCAACCCCTTCGCCCTGCTGTCCCAGTGGTGCTCCGAGGTGACCAGCCTCCCGGAGTCCCAGGCGGAGCAGACGGTG actCTGGTGGTCCAGGATCCCCGGTGGGAAGCTCCCCGCCTGCTCCACCTGCCAGACAACTACAACACCATCTTCCAGTACTACCACCGCAAGGCCTGCACCGCCTGCAGCAAGGTGCCTAAAGACCCCGCCCTCTGCCTTGTCTGCGGGGCCTTCGTCTGCCTCAAGGGGGCGTGCTGCAAGCAACAGGGCATCTGCGAATGTGTTCTT CACTCTCAGCACTGTGGAGCCGCCACGGGGATCTTCCTCCTGATCAACGCCTCGGTTATCATCATCATCCGAGGCCATCGCTTCTGCTTGTGGGGGTCCGTGTACTTGGATGCCCATGGAGAAGAGGACCGAGACCTCCG GAGAGGCAAGCCTCTGTTCCTTTGTGAGGAGCGATATCGCGTGCTGGAGCAGCAGTGGGTCTCACACACCTTCGACCATATCAACAAGCGCTGGGGTCCACACTACAATGGACTTTGA
- the LOC114796616 gene encoding E3 ubiquitin-protein ligase ubr3 isoform X11, with protein sequence MAASTQRRDKKTTAALLKTELARTDNSSGVRGLQELLDAVLSPEESAADAEALDWCKHLLAGGDSFEDFCKTVRSYDNAALCGLVWTANFVAYRCRTCGISPCMSLCAECFNHGDHTGHDFNMFRSQAGGACDCGDSNVMRESGFCRRHRLKTGEDVPSVPRELLLMSEMVLPRFIICIIQHLRDGYAEPDGSSERDLQKVLQQLELHISFLEELTKMGGAMRTVLTKILTNQQTFRELSMGQEENVYAKRNYEKYLSALRSSGLASVEEKGASADSGSGGGAAALGSLGATAAASPDPSSKEEDQYGGQNVGQRKRVKLTSSTKDPSIMDTLKHKCFLEELLFWTIKYEFPQKMVTFLLNMLPDQDYKITFTKTFVQHYAFIMKTLMKSHESDTMSNRIVHISVQLFSNEELARHVTEECQLLDVMVTVLLYMMESCLIRSELQDEENSHHVVVNCGEALLKNNTYWPLVSDFINILSHQSVAKRFLEDHSLLMLWMSFVSFFQGMNLNKRELNEHVEFESQTYYAAFAAELEACAQPMWGLLTHCKVKETQDYTKTVVRYCLDALQIWFDNIGFVDEPAPNQVTFHLPLHRYYAMFLSKGVKCQGLDLDSLLPDQETLMKIMVHPLQIQASLSEIHSNMWVRNGLQIKGQAMTYVQSHFCNSMIDPDIYLLQVCASQLDPDYFISSVFERFKVVDLLTMASQHQNNALDSEQERPMLEGALTFLVILCSLRLHLGMSDDEILRAEMVSQLCMNDRTHSALLDLIPENPNPKSGIVPGSCSFEEMLSAVADFKAPVFEPGGSMQQGMYTPKAEVWEKEFDPIMVILRTVYRRDVQSAMDRYSAFLKQSGLHSGNPWPPYKERTALHPCYEGLVRLLHCKTLHIVIFTLLYKIWMDHQNMSEHVLCMVLYLIELGLDSQVQDGPGEEVPCIEENCHDSWFPSTNLLANLHHVINYVRVRVPETAPEVKREPPPSTSEDTSTFSQNLREAQVFSLVAERRKKFQEIINRSSREASQAVRPKSSASRWLPPGTQPQLVTEILEIRESMLSLLVKLHQKLSARQNSLSDVWLEQPHAERLAHGDGITAIERILAKAATRSRQSKRCIQEICGKVCPPVPPKKSSPSDKKTMDKEERRQRARERQQKLLAEFASRQKSFMETAMDVESPEADTAMDLGASEQPDCEVLYDCVICGQSGSSTDDRPFGLVVLLQASSVLGHRSRNDQPKRLPTSDEEHIYPEDTCGAACDVRLTLLQRFFKESSCLQSVSIGWDGGVYVQTCGHTLHIDCHKSYMESLRNDQVLQGFSVDKGEFTCPLCRQFANSVLPCRPGQVTEAGAWHAPCHKPAHVLVKEVEDLQDQLGIFPTETNLSKEMESVIKDIKNTTQKKYMDYGRNPGSPDNDFLFMYSVARTNLELELVHRGGNLCCGGASAAAKRSCLNQLFHVLAMHMRLYSIDSAYNPWTRLTQVTHSRESECGDDRPEVPMLFRDVPSLLIIFVLTMPQPLRKEHFTCVVKVLYPLLYTQALAALSIKFTPEERRAWLASGAHQKSGFNTETSWEALLSHLVSELSAAKTLYEVKAEEGSTLSSTVWTPQSIELTLQQFCLPYLRLSCLLQHHLYGDGLTGCLNEEEFSVLSACLGLVSPAAQPGSQVSSASCLEWPVNPFALLSQWCSEVTSLPESQAEQTVTLVVQDPRWEAPRLLHLPDNYNTIFQYYHRKACTACSKVPKDPALCLVCGAFVCLKGACCKQQGICECVLHSQHCGAATGIFLLINASVIIIIRGHRFCLWGSVYLDAHGEEDRDLRRGKPLFLCEERYRVLEQQWVSHTFDHINKRWGPHYNGL encoded by the exons ATGGCGGCGTCGACGCAGCGCCGGGACAAGAAGACGACGGCCGCGCTGCTGAAGACGGAGCTGGCCCGGACTGACAACAGCTCCGGCGTCCGGGGGCTCCAGGAGCTCCTCGACGCCGTCCTCAGCCCCGAGGAGTCCGCGGCGGACGCCGAGGCCCTGGACTGGTGCAAGCACCTGCTGGCGGGAGGGGACAGCTTCGAGGACTTCTGCAAGACGGTCCGCTCGTACGACAACGCCGCCCTGTGCGGCCTGGTGTGGACCGCCAACTTCGTGGCGTACCGCTGCCGGACGTGCGGCATCTCGCCGTGCATGTCGCTGTGCGCCGAGTGCTTCAACCACGGCGACCACACGGGCCACGACTTCAACATGTTCCGGAGCCAGGCCGGCGGGGCCTGCGACTGCGGGGACAGTAATGTCATGCGGGAGAGCGG GTTCTGTCGGCGGCACCGATTAAAGACCGGCGAGGACGTCCCTTCAGTCCCGAgggagctgctgctgatgtcGGAGATGGTCCTTCCGCGCTTCATCATCTGCATCATACAGCACCTGAGGGACGGCTACGCCGAGCCAG ATGGATCATCTGAGCGGGATCTGCAGAAGGTACTTCAACAGCTGGAGCTCCACATCTCCTTTCTAGAAGAGCTGACTAAGATGGGCGGGGCCATGAGAACCGTCCTGACCAAGAtcctgaccaatcagcagacgTTCAGAGAACTGAGCATGG GCCAGGAAGAGAACGTGTATGCAAAGAGGAACTATGAGAAGTACCTGTCGGCTCTGAGGAGCTCTGGATTGGCCTCCGTGGAGGAGAAGGGGGCGTCGGCTGACAGCGGCTCAGGGGGCGGAGCCGCGGCCCTCGGCTCACTGG GAGCCACCGCTGCAGCCAGCCCAGATCCTTCCAGCAAGGAG GAGGACCAGTACGGCGGCCAGAACGTCGGCCAGAGGAAGAGGGTGAAGCTGACCAGCAGTACCAAAG ATCCGTCCATTATGGACACTCTGAAGCATAAGTGTTTTTTAGAGGAACTGCTCTTCTGGACGATAAAGTATGAGTTTCCTCAGAAGATGGTCACTTTTTTACTCAACATGTTACCTGACCAAGACTACAAG ATCACCTTCACTAAAACATTTGTTCAGCATTACGCGTTCATCATGAAGACCCTGATGAAGAGTCACGAGTCCGACACCATGTCCAATCGCATCGTCCACATCAGCGTTCAGCTTTTCAGCAACGAGGAGCTGGCGCGCCACGTCACCGAGGAGTGCCAGCTGCTCGACGTCATGGTCACCGTCCTGCTGTACATGATGGAGAGCTGCCTTATTCGGAGTGAGCTCCAAG ACGAAGAGAACAGCCACCACGTGGTGGTCAACTGCGGCGAGGCTCTTCTCAAGAACAACACCTACTGGCCTTTAGTTAGcgattttattaatattctctCACACCAAAGTGTAGCAAAGAGGTTCCTGGAGGACCACTCCCTGCTCATGCTGTGGATGAGCTTCGTGTCCTTCTTTCAAG GGATGAACCTGAACAAGCGGGAGCTGAACGAGCACGTGGAGTTCGAGTCGCAGACGTACTACGCAGCATTCGCCGCCGAGCTGGAGGCCTGCGCCCAGCCCATGTGGGGTCTGCTGACGCACTGCAAAGTCAAA GAAACGCAGGATTACACAAAAACCGTAGTTCGCTACTGCCTGGATGCTCTGCAGATTTGGTTCGACAACATCGGCTTTGTGGACGAg CCGGCGCCCAATCAGGTGACGTTTCACCTACCGCTCCACCGCTATTATGCCATGTTTCTCAGCAAG GGGGTGAAGTGCCAAGGGCTGGACCTGGATAGTCTGCTCCCAGATCAAGAGACGCTGATGAAGATCATGGTCCACCCACTTCAGATTCAG gCAAGTCTGTCTGAGATCCACAGTAACATGTGGGTGAGAAACGGCTTGCAGATTAAAGGACAGGCAATGACCTACGTCCAGTCCCACTTCTGCAACTCCATGATTGACCCAGACATCTACCTGCTGCAG GTCTGTGCCTCTCAGCTGGATCCAGATTACTTCATTTCGTCAGTGTTTGAAAG GTTTAAAGTTGTGGATTTGCTGACCATGGCCTCTCAGCACCAGAACAACGCGCTGGACTCTGAGCAGGAGCGGCCCATGCTGGAGGGAGCCCTCACCTTCCTCGTCATACTGTGCAGCCTTCGCCTGCACCTGG GTATGTCCGATGACGAGATCCTCCGAGCTGAGATGGTTTCCCAGCTGTGCATGAATGACCGCACCCACAGTGCCCTTCTTGACCTT ATACCGGAGAACCCCAACCCCAAGAGCGGCATTGTGCCAGGCAGTTGCAGCTTTGAGGAGATGCTGTCGGCTGTAGCGGATTTTAAAGCACCCGTGTTCGAGCCCGGGGGCTCCATGCAGCAGGGAATGTACACACCGAAAG CTGAAGTTTGGGAGAAGGAGTTCGACCCCATCATGGTGATTCTGCGCACGGTGTATCGGAGGGACGTGCAGTCGGCCATGGACCGATACTCTGCATT TTTAAAGCAATCTGGACTTCACTCCGGGAACCCGTGGCCGCCTTACAAAGAGCGGACGGCTCTCCACCCGTGCTACGAGGGCTTGGTCCGGCTGCTGCACTGCAAGACGCTGCACATCGTCATTTTCACCCTGCTTTACAAG ATCTGGATGGACCATCAGAACATGTCTGAACACGTGCTGTGCATGGTGCTGTACCTGATAGAACTTGGCCTGGACAGCCAGGTGCAGGATGGGCCTGGTGAGGAG GTACCCTGCATTGAGGAGAACTGCCATGACAGCTGGTTCCCCAGCACCAACCTCCTCGCCAACCTTCACCACGTCATCAACTACGTGCGGGTGAGGGTCCCTGAGACGGCCCCCGAGGTGAAACGAGAACCTCCACCAAGCACCAGTGAAGACACCTCCACGTTCAGCCAG aacctGAGGGAAGCCCAAGTCTTCAGTTTGGTtgcagagaggaggaagaagttCCAGGAGATCATCAACCGCAGCAGTCGGGAGGCCAGCCAGGCAGTGCGGCCCAAGAGCTCAGCCTCTCGCTGGCTCCCGCCCGGCACACAGCCCCAGCTGGTGACCGAGATCCTGGAGATCCGCGAGAGCATGCTGTCTCTTCTGGTCAAGCTCCACCAGAAGCTGTCGGCCAGACAGAACTCTCTGTCGGACGTCTGGCTGGAGCAGCCCCACGCTGAGCGCCTGGCCCACGGTGACGGCATCACCGCCATCGAACGCATCCTGGCCAAAGCTGCCACCCGGAGTCGCCAGAGCAAGCGCTGCATCCAGGAGATCTGCGGCAAGGTGTGTCCACCAGTTCCCCCCAAAAAGAGCAGCCCCTCTGACAAGAAGACCATGGATAAGGAAGAGAG ACGCCAGAGGGCTCGGGAGCGACAGCAGAAGCTCCTGGCCGAGTTCGCCTCCAGGCAGAAGAGCTTCATGGAGACGGCCATGGACGTGG AGTCGCCAGAAGCAGACACCGCCATGGACCTGGGCGCGTCGGAGCAGCCCGACTGCGAGGTTCTGTACGACTGCGTCATCTGTGGCCAGAGCGGATCCTCCACCGACGACAGGCCGTTTGGACTGGTGGTCCTGCTTCAGGCCTCCTCAG TGCTGGGCCACCGGAGCAGGAATGACCAGCCCAAGCGGCTGCCCACCAGCGACGAGGAGCACATCTACCCCGAGGACACATGCGGCGCCGCCTGCGACGTCAGACTGACGCTGCTGCAACGATTCTTTAAAGAA AGCTCGTGTCTGCAGTCAGTGTCCATTGGTTGGGATGGAGGGGTGTACGTACAGACCTGCGGACACACCCTTCACATAGACTGCCATAAATCCTACATGGAGTCCCTACGG AATGACCAGGTGCTGCAGGGCTTCTCTGTGGATAAGGGCGAGTTCACCTGTCCCCTCTGCCGACAGTTTGCCAACAGCGTGCTGCCCTGCCGGCCCGGCCAGGTGACGGAGGCGGGCGCCTGGCACGCGCCCTGCCACAAGCCCGCCCACGTTCTggtgaaggaggtggaggacctGCAGGATCAGCTGGGGATTTTCCCA aCCGAGACCAACCTGAGTAAAGAGATGGAGTCGGTGATAAAGGACATTAAAAACACTACACAGAAGAAATACATGGACTATGGCAGGAATCCCGGCTCTCCCGACAATGACTTCCTCTTCATGTATTCAGTGGCCAG GACCAacctggagctggagctggtcCATCGAGGAGGAAACCTGTGCTGCGGCGGAGCCAGCGCCGCTGCCAAACGCTCCTGTCTGA ATCAGCTGTTCCATGTGTTGGCCATGCACATGCGGCTGTACAGCATCGACTCGGCGTACAACCCGTGGACCCGCCTGACGCAGGTCACACACAGCCGGGAGTCCGA GTGTGGTGATGATCGTCCAGAGGTGCCCATGCTTTTCAGAGACGTGCCCTCCCTCCTCATCATCTTCGTCCTCACCATGCCACAGCCTCTGCGCAAAG AGCACTTTACTTGCGTGGTGAAAGTGTTGTACCCGCTGCTGTACACTCAGGCGCTGGCTGCGCTCTCCATTAAATTCACTCCCGAGGAGAGACGGGCGTGGCTCGCGTCCGGGGCTCACCAAAAG AGTGGCTTCAACACCGAGACGTCATGGGAAGCGCTCCTCAGCCACCTGGTCAGCGAGCTCTCGGCAGCAAAAACTTTATACGAGGTCAAGGCCGAGGAGGGATCCACG CTGAGCTCCACGGTGTGGACTCCACAGTCTATAGAGTTGACCCTGCAGCAGTTCTGCCTGCCTTACCTGCGCCTGTCCTGCCTGCTGCAGCACCACCTTTATGGAGACGGTCTCACAGGCTGCCTG AACGAGGAGGAGTTCTCGGTGTTGTCCGCTTGTCTTGGCCTGGTGTCCCCTGCAGCGCAGCCCGGCAGCCAAGTGAGCAGCGCGTCCTGCCTGGAGTGGCCGGTCAACCCCTTCGCCCTGCTGTCCCAGTGGTGCTCCGAGGTGACCAGCCTCCCGGAGTCCCAGGCGGAGCAGACGGTG actCTGGTGGTCCAGGATCCCCGGTGGGAAGCTCCCCGCCTGCTCCACCTGCCAGACAACTACAACACCATCTTCCAGTACTACCACCGCAAGGCCTGCACCGCCTGCAGCAAGGTGCCTAAAGACCCCGCCCTCTGCCTTGTCTGCGGGGCCTTCGTCTGCCTCAAGGGGGCGTGCTGCAAGCAACAGGGCATCTGCGAATGTGTTCTT CACTCTCAGCACTGTGGAGCCGCCACGGGGATCTTCCTCCTGATCAACGCCTCGGTTATCATCATCATCCGAGGCCATCGCTTCTGCTTGTGGGGGTCCGTGTACTTGGATGCCCATGGAGAAGAGGACCGAGACCTCCG GAGAGGCAAGCCTCTGTTCCTTTGTGAGGAGCGATATCGCGTGCTGGAGCAGCAGTGGGTCTCACACACCTTCGACCATATCAACAAGCGCTGGGGTCCACACTACAATGGACTTTGA